From Vigna unguiculata cultivar IT97K-499-35 chromosome 5, ASM411807v1, whole genome shotgun sequence, the proteins below share one genomic window:
- the LOC114183155 gene encoding hexokinase-1-like, with amino-acid sequence MRSSGKWGLAVAMVKEFEKQCGTPIAKLRQVADAMDVEMHAGLASEGGSKLKMLITFVDNLPSGDEKGLFYALDLGGTNFRTLRVQLGGKEKGVVNLESEEVSIPPHLMTSSSHELFDFIADKLAKFVSSEPEEFHPAPGKQRELGFTFSFPVRQTSISSGTLIKWTKGFNIEDAVGEDVVGELTKAFEKMEVY; translated from the exons ATGAGGAGCTCCGGAAAGTGGGGTCTCGCGGTGGCCATGGTGAAGGAGTTTGAGAAGCAGTGTGGGACCCCAATTGCGAAGCTGAGACAGGTGGCTGATGCCATGGACGTTGAGATGCACGCGGGTCTTGCTTCTGAAGGTGGCAGCAAGCTCAAGATGTTGATTACCTTCGTCGATAATCTCCCTTCTGG AGATGAGAAAGGACTCTTTTATGCGTTAGACCTTGGTGGCACAAACTTCAGAACACTTCGTGTGCAATTAGGTGGGAAAGAGAAAGGTGTTGTGAACCTAGAGTCTGAAGAAGTTTCCATTCCTCCTCATTTGATGACTAGTTCCTCACAT GAACTGTTTGATTTCATCGCTGATAAACTTGCAAAGTTTGTTAGTTCTGAGCCTGAAGAGTTTCACCCTGCCCCTGGTAAACAAAGGGAACTGGGTTTTACCTTCTCTTTTCCAGTGAGACAAACATCAATTTCATCTGGGACTCTAATAAAGTGGACCAAGGGTTTCAATATTGAGGATGCG GTTGGAGAAGATGTGGTGGGTGAATTAACCAAAGCCTTCGAGAAAATGGAAGTTTACTAA
- the LOC114185268 gene encoding protein TIC 20-IV, chloroplastic-like, producing MAPQLALTHSSLPRIPPSATSLGLGRNKDSIIINRTNNQTMTAFAGNALRNSAIQLITVSSPLSSDKEASLSLKPPMSQRGNSKFCGQAYIYHSSGFRIPENAEKPEWWWRALSCIPYLIALQMSATGFYLEPIIQKFPFFQSLIFYIPGGVNRLPIWFPMLYCYLAIVGVVKNRDLPLIFRFHVMTGMLLELALQIVYIASNFMPLIHFPGGTLGSYYWAGIALAFIFIMIKCIRCALLGTFVSIPLVSESAFIHSLFGLGGLQRPF from the exons ATGGCACCTCAATTGGCATTAACCCACTCTTCTCTTCCCCGTATTCCTCCCTCTGCTACATCTCTTGGTTTAGGAAG GAATAAAGATTCGATTATAATCAACAGGACAAATAATCAAACCATGACAGCCTTTGCAGGCAATGCTCTTC GTAATTCAGCTATCCAACTCATTACTGTTTCATCTCCTCTATCTTCTGATAAAGAAGCTAGCCTCTCACTCAAACCTCCTATGTCTCAAAGAGGCAATTCTAAGTTCTGTGGACAAGCATATATATATCATTCGTCTGGTTTCCGAATCCCAGAAAATGCTGAGAAGCCAGAATGGTGGTGGAGAGCTTTATCCTGTATTCCCTACCTAATAGCATTGCAGATGTCTGCAACTGGGTTTTATCTAGAACCTATCATTCAAAAATTTCCATTCTTTCAGAGTTTGATCTTCTATATCCCAGGAGGTGTCAACCGATTACCAATCTGGTTTCCCATGTTATACTGCTATCTGGCTATTGTAGGAGTGGTGAAAAACAGGGACTTGCCTCTTATCTTCAGATTCCATGTAATGACGGGAATGCTGCTGGAACTTGCTCTACAGATAGTGTACATTGCAAGCAACTTCATGCCACTTATACACTTCCCAGGGGGCACATTGGGGTCATATTACTGGGCTGGTATTGCATtggcatttatttttataatgataaagTGCATAAGGTGTGCGCTTCTGGGAACATTTGTGAGCATCCCTTTGGTTAGTGAATCAGCTTTCATTCATTCTCTATTTGGTTTAGGAGGATTACAACGGCCTTTTTAG
- the LOC114184253 gene encoding probable LRR receptor-like serine/threonine-protein kinase At1g53420, whose translation MPTITSSHFFLILSLLPFCFTWLAFGDTLSENEVWVLKDIAKTLGKKDWDFNVNPCHWNNQTESNMILCNCKITNRSSCHIQKIALKSQSLQGVLPPQLNKLPYLQEIELSSNYISGSIPREWGSSNLQKISLLGNRLTGPIPKELGNLTNLTRLILDFNQLSGNLPLELGNLVLIQELRLSSNNFTGPLPANLSVLTAMTDFRISDNQLSGNIPDWLRNWTSLSKLYMQGSGLKGPIFSPGISLPHLNDLRISDLNGPDSTFPPLENMKNLSILILRSCNINDTFPQYFADLPKLKMLDLSYNKLNGQVPGSLQQFSAAANIYLTGNFFTGSVPEWTMDNNRSLDLSYNNFSFGNQEPKTCYQQNVNLFASFSRNNLGPVSCNSSSRTCTEKVKSLHINCGGNQTTIGGITYDEDIYPAGPAVYRQSGNNWALSNTGLFMDNNNTHQGQLLPYTTKNETRLYMTNAELYKNARVSPMSLTYYGFCLANGVYTVKLHFAEIMFTDNSTFRDLGRRVFDVYIQGTRVLKDFNIANEAEGVGKELIKEFLARVSDNDLEIRFYWGGKGTTSIPYKSVHGPLISAISVTYGGFSHSTGGSKTKEDSEGGMSAGVIAVIAVALVIVVILVTVCVLCWSGFISGCCHPDSCWHSLLEGLRTNSSFVRHFGGNEHLLMQDLRDIELQTGVFTLHEIKVATKNFDICNKIGEGGFGPVYKGILPNGKPIAVKQLSSKSDQGTREFINEIGMISALQHPNLVKLYGCCAEGDQLLLVYEYMENNSLARALFDSEDSHLKLNWATRKKICIGIARGLAFLHEESTLKVVHRDLKTSNVLLDEDLNPKISDFGLARLRVGENTHISTRIAGTWGYMAPEYAMHGYLTEKADIFSFGVVISEIVSGKRNTIRQSKGEAFYLLDWARLLNERGNIIELVDPKLNLDFNEDEVRLIVKVALHCTHVNSSYRPCMSSVLSMLEGRTMVPEFDSQCSEVMDAMKLEVMREFYSQMDENKTSDTRSLSLKGVPWTDSSSTSTDLNLTQLDA comes from the exons ATGCCAACCATCACTTCCTCACACTTCTTCCTCATCCTTTCGCTCCTTCCATTTTGCTTCACATGGCTTGCTTTTGGAGACACACTGTCAGAGAATGAAG TGTGGGTGCTGAAAGATATAGCTAAAACACTTGGAAAGAAGGATTGGGACTTCAATGTAAATCCATGCCACTGGAACAACCAGACAGAAAGTAATATGATTCTTTGCAATTGCAAAATAACCAATCGCAGCTCCTGCCATATTCAGAAAAT AGCTCTGAAATCACAGAGTCTTCAAGGTGTTCTCCCCCCACAACTGAACAAATTACCTTATCTCCAAGAAAT TGAACTCAGTAGTAACTACATTAGTGGTTCAATCCCTAGAGAATGGGGCTCCTCCAACCTTCAAAAAAT TTCACTTCTTGGAAACAGACTAACTGGTCCAATCCCAAAAGAGCTGGGAAACCTCACCAATCTTACACGCTT GATCCTTGACTTCAATCAATTATCTGGAAATCTTCCTTTAGAACTCGGAAATCTTGTCCTCATTCAAGAACT GCGTCTAAGTTCCAATAACTTCACTGGTCCATTGCCAGCAAATCTTTCGGTACTTACTGCAATGACGGATTT CCGAATTAGTGACAACCAGTTATCTGGCAACATACCTGATTGGCTTCGAAATTGGACAAGTCTTAGCAAACT ATATATGCAAGGCTCTGGTTTGAAAGGACCAATTTTTTCTCCTGGAATTTCACTCCCACACTTAAACGACTT GAGGATTAGTGACTTGAATGGACCTGATTCAACTTTTCCACCacttgaaaatatgaaaaatctgAGTATTTT GATATTAAGGAGTTGCAATATCAATGACACATTTCCTCAGTATTTTGCAGACCTGCCGAAATTGAAAATGTT AGACCTAAGCTATAACAAATTAAATGGACAAGTGCCAGGAAGCCTTCAACAATTCAGTGCAGCAGCCAACAT atATTTAACAGGAAACTTCTTCACTGGATCGGTGCCTGAGTGGACAATGGACAATAACAGAAGTTT AGATCTTTcatataacaacttcagttttgGAAACCAAGAGCCTAAAACATGCTACCAGCAAAATGT GAACTTGTTTGCAAGCTTTTCAAGGAATAATTT AGGACCAGTGTCTTGTAACAGCAGCAGTAGAACCTGTACTGAAA AAGTTAAATCTCTACATATAAATTGTGGTGGAAACCAGACTACTATTGGAGGTATAACATATGATGAAGATATATATCCTGCTGGACCAGCAGTATATAGACAAAGTGGAAACAATTGGGCATTGAGCAACACAGGTCTCTTCATGGACAATAATAATACTCATCAAGGACAGCTTCTACCCTATACCACAAAAAATGAAACTAGGCTTTACATGACTAATGCTGAATTATATAAGAATGCACGTGTTTCTCCTATGTCATTGACTTATTATGGATTTTGTTTAGCAAATGGAGTTTACACAGTAAAGCTTCACTTTGCTGAGATAATGTTCACTGATAATAGCACATTCAGGGACTTAGGGAGGCGTGTATTTGATGTATACATTCAG GGAACGCGAGTGTTGAAAGATTTTAACATTGCAAATGAAGCAGAAGGAGTTGGAAAGGAACTCATAAAAGAATTTCTTGCTCGTGTGAGTGATAATGACCTGGAGATCCGCTTCTACTGGGGAGGCAAAGGGACAACCTCTATTCCATATAAATCAGTACATGGTCCTCTTATATCTGCCATTTCTGTCACGTATGGTGGGTTTTCAC ATTCCACAGGTGGAtccaaaacaaaagaagacTCAGAAGGTGGCATGTCTGCAGGAGTTATTGCTGTAATTGCAGTTGCATTGGTGATTGTTGTCATCTTGGTTACAGTTTGCGTACTTTGTTGGAGTGGTTTCATTAGTGGTTGTTGTCATCCTGATTCTTGTTGGCATTCTTTGCTGGAGGGGTTAAGGACAAACTCAAGCTTCGTACGTCATTTTGGTGGAAATGAACATTTATTGATGCAAG ATCTCAGGGACATAGAACTGCAAACTGGTGTATTTACCTTGCATGAAATCAAAGTTGCAACAAAGAACTTTGATATTTGCAATAAgattggagaaggaggcttcgGTCCTGTTTATAAG GGCATTCTGCCAAACGGAAAACCAATAGCAGTTAAGCAACTTTCTTCTAAATCAGACCAAGGAACCCGAGAGTTTATAAATGAGATTGGCATGATCTCTGCTCTGCAACATCCTAATCTTGTTAAACTTTATGGTTGTTGTGCTGAGGGTGATCAATTGTTGTTAGTGTATGAATATATGGAAAACAATAGCCTAGCACGTGCTTTATTTG ACTCAGAAGATAGccatttaaaattgaattgggcaacaagaaaaaaaatttgtattggCATTGCTAGAGGTTTAGCTTTCCTGCATGAAGAATCAACACTGAAAGTTGTTCATAGAGACTTAAAGACCTCTAATGTGTTGCTTGATGAAGACCTAAACCCGAAGATATCTGATTTTGGTTTGGCTAGACTTCGTGTGGGGGAAAATACACACATAAGCACCAGAATTGCAGGGACTTG GGGATACATGGCTCCTGAGTATGCAATGCATGGTTATCTAACTGAAAAAGCagatatttttagttttggagTTGTTATCTCGGAAATTGTAAGTGGAAAGAGAAACACTATTCGGCAGTCAAAAGGGGAAGCTTTCTATCTTCTGGATTGG GCACGTTTGTTGAATGAGAGAGGTAACATAATAGAGCTAGTTGATCCAAAGTTAAATTTAGATTTCAATGAAGATGAGGTAAGGTTGATTGTCAAAGTGGCTCTCCATTGCACCCATGTTAATTCAAGCTACAGACCCTGTATGTCTTCAGTGCTAAGCATGCTTGAAGGCAGAACAATGGTCCCAGAGTTTGATTCACAGTGTAGTGAAGTGATGGATGCGATGAAGCTGGAGGTAATGAGAGAGTTTTACAGTCAAATGGATGAAAATAAGACAAGTGACACAAGAAGTTTGAGCTTAAAAGGTGTTCCATGGACTGATTCTTCTTCAACATCTACAGACCTTAATTTGACTCAGCTTGATGCTTAA